From Pseudomonas asiatica, the proteins below share one genomic window:
- the pqqF gene encoding pyrroloquinoline quinone biosynthesis protein PqqF: protein MPDATRHLTLANGLQLTLRHAPRLKRSAAALRVHAGSHDAPTRWPGLAHFLEHLFFLGTSRFPLDDGLMRYVQALGGQVNASTRERTTDFFFEVPPSALAGGLERLCQMLAEPDLGIERQRREREVIHAEFIAWSRSPQAQQQFALLQSAAPGHPLGAFHAGNRHTLALQDPAFQQALGGFHQRFYQGGQVTLSLCGPQSLDELELLGRQHAKLFATGERVPQALPPPLSATDTHLLFSHENLPAGAEQALELLIASLGDSRPGTWLDALRQRGWLQGFKAEALYAFAGQLLWHIDLKLSEDACPEEANALLQGWFGFIRQAAPEQLSAEFELLQQSRERSASALELARRDSAGQPFSGLDTQGLQALRALLEGLPGRAHGHWQLPSIDPLLLADLPDASPHPLPAALKVSDQLPGARQYAALYLRWHVPSPLRQRLHALLERALHPLQERCERVSVQLQFSTAGEYWQLRCAGLPAAVLRTVEQALALMLKPPAGSWLPSSTQPPALIPIRALLKQLPDAVLGAAPAPAPACTLAQTHLDSLWQQTRWHGLAAGFDDAALNALGTVLQHCPGQGSAPGPLPAWAKHRWQHAEVPGSEHALLLFCPLPAAMEAAGRLLAQLLQGPVYQRLRVELQLGYAVFSTFRQVEGVGGLLFGVQSPHASQVQILDHLLTLLRQGVTLAPAAGQALAAQFDEPAMGNAEVAEWAWQTFLATQPGRLDALRRSILKTRQTDLDQLLNHLLDTDSTWLCLANAAAPDASWLGSNP, encoded by the coding sequence ATGCCTGACGCCACCCGCCACCTCACCCTCGCCAACGGCCTGCAGCTGACCCTGCGCCACGCCCCGCGCCTGAAGCGCTCGGCCGCGGCCCTGCGGGTGCACGCGGGTAGCCACGACGCGCCGACCAGATGGCCCGGCCTGGCCCACTTCCTGGAGCACCTGTTCTTCCTCGGCACCTCGCGCTTCCCTCTGGACGACGGCCTGATGCGCTACGTGCAGGCCCTCGGCGGCCAGGTCAATGCCAGCACTCGCGAACGCACCACCGACTTCTTCTTCGAGGTCCCGCCCAGCGCCCTGGCCGGGGGGCTGGAGCGCCTGTGCCAGATGTTGGCCGAGCCAGATTTGGGTATCGAGCGCCAACGCCGCGAACGCGAAGTAATCCATGCCGAGTTCATTGCCTGGTCGCGCAGCCCGCAGGCCCAGCAGCAGTTCGCCTTGCTGCAATCGGCAGCGCCCGGCCATCCATTGGGCGCTTTTCATGCCGGTAACCGGCACACCCTGGCCTTGCAGGATCCTGCCTTCCAGCAAGCGCTCGGTGGCTTTCACCAGCGCTTCTACCAAGGCGGCCAGGTCACCCTGAGCCTGTGCGGCCCGCAATCGCTGGATGAACTGGAATTACTGGGCCGGCAGCATGCCAAGCTGTTCGCAACAGGTGAACGGGTGCCACAAGCTCTGCCACCGCCTTTATCGGCGACCGACACGCACCTGCTGTTCAGCCACGAAAACCTGCCGGCAGGTGCCGAGCAGGCCCTTGAGTTGCTCATCGCCAGCCTCGGCGATAGCCGCCCGGGCACCTGGCTGGATGCACTTCGCCAGCGTGGCTGGCTGCAAGGCTTCAAGGCTGAGGCGCTGTATGCCTTCGCCGGGCAGTTGCTGTGGCACATTGATCTGAAGCTGAGCGAGGACGCCTGCCCAGAGGAAGCCAATGCCCTGTTGCAGGGCTGGTTCGGCTTCATCCGCCAGGCCGCCCCTGAGCAATTGAGTGCCGAATTCGAGCTGCTGCAGCAAAGCCGCGAACGCAGTGCCAGTGCGCTTGAGCTGGCCCGCCGGGACAGCGCCGGCCAGCCGTTCAGCGGTTTGGACACACAAGGCTTGCAGGCGCTCCGAGCCCTGCTGGAAGGCCTGCCGGGCCGCGCACATGGGCATTGGCAACTGCCCTCCATCGACCCCCTGCTTCTGGCCGACTTGCCTGATGCCAGTCCGCACCCACTGCCAGCGGCATTGAAAGTCAGCGACCAGCTGCCTGGTGCTCGTCAGTACGCGGCGCTGTACCTGCGCTGGCATGTCCCTTCGCCGTTGCGCCAGCGCCTGCATGCGCTGCTCGAGCGCGCCTTGCACCCCCTGCAGGAGCGCTGCGAGCGCGTATCGGTGCAGCTGCAGTTCAGTACCGCTGGCGAATATTGGCAACTGCGCTGCGCCGGGCTGCCGGCAGCGGTATTGCGCACTGTGGAACAGGCCTTGGCACTGATGCTCAAGCCCCCGGCAGGAAGCTGGCTGCCGAGTTCGACGCAGCCTCCGGCACTGATCCCCATCCGTGCCCTGCTCAAGCAGCTACCCGACGCAGTTCTGGGCGCCGCGCCTGCACCTGCTCCGGCCTGCACCCTGGCACAGACGCATCTCGACAGCCTGTGGCAGCAAACACGCTGGCACGGCCTGGCTGCCGGCTTCGACGATGCCGCCCTGAACGCATTGGGCACCGTGCTGCAGCACTGCCCTGGCCAAGGCTCGGCGCCTGGCCCTCTGCCCGCCTGGGCCAAGCACCGTTGGCAACATGCCGAAGTACCCGGCAGTGAGCATGCCCTGCTGCTGTTCTGCCCACTGCCAGCGGCCATGGAAGCCGCTGGCCGCCTGCTCGCGCAGTTGCTGCAAGGGCCGGTTTACCAACGGCTACGGGTAGAACTGCAACTCGGCTATGCGGTGTTCAGTACCTTTCGTCAGGTCGAGGGGGTCGGCGGCCTGCTGTTCGGGGTCCAGTCGCCTCATGCCAGCCAGGTACAGATCCTCGACCACCTGCTCACCTTGCTGCGCCAGGGCGTTACCCTGGCCCCTGCCGCTGGTCAGGCCCTGGCCGCGCAATTCGATGAACCGGCGATGGGCAACGCCGAAGTCGCCGAATGGGCGTGGCAGACATTCCTGGCCACACAACCCGGCAGGCTGGATGCACTGCGCAGGTCTATCCTGAAAACGCGGCAGACGGATCTGGACCAGTTGCTGAACCACTTGCTCGATACAGATTCCACTTGGCTATGCCTTGCCAACGCAGCCGCACCAGATGCTTCCTGGCTGGGTTCAAACCCATGA
- the pqqA gene encoding pyrroloquinoline quinone precursor peptide PqqA, whose translation MWTKPAYTDLRIGFEVTMYFANR comes from the coding sequence ATGTGGACCAAACCTGCATACACTGATCTGCGCATCGGCTTCGAAGTCACCATGTACTTCGCCAACCGCTAA
- the nicB gene encoding 6-hydroxy-3-succinoylpyridine 3-monooxygenase — protein MQRKLDSEPLRTRIYIDGYNFYYGCLRGTPYKWLDLLPLFEKHILPSILVTDSHGQIRAWRLLESPSIKYFTAKIIESVARAGDSVSSQARYHTALRKLHDGRIELIEGYYAVNKMKVKIVDPENPDKAPRECQEIQAWKVEEKQSDVNLALQAYHDSITGQVDHAVIVTNDTDIAPALQMIRAHTDVRIGVVVPTSGQNRSANTDLIKFAHWKREHINSGELAACQLPRVIPGRKPTIKPESWYGQPELLQEILDLAIPVRGSRAAAFKWMEQPNQFLSGERPIELVETAEGATRVLQYIHSWIAQQEELP, from the coding sequence ATGCAGAGAAAGCTTGATTCTGAGCCTCTGCGCACTCGTATCTATATCGACGGCTACAACTTCTACTACGGCTGCTTGCGCGGCACACCGTACAAGTGGCTCGACCTGCTACCTCTCTTTGAAAAGCACATCTTGCCTTCCATACTGGTCACGGACAGCCATGGCCAGATCAGGGCATGGCGGCTCCTGGAATCCCCCTCGATCAAATATTTCACGGCAAAGATCATCGAGTCGGTCGCCCGTGCTGGCGATTCAGTGTCGTCACAAGCTCGCTACCACACTGCTTTGCGCAAGCTGCATGACGGTCGAATAGAGCTCATCGAAGGTTATTACGCCGTCAATAAAATGAAGGTGAAGATCGTCGACCCTGAAAATCCGGACAAGGCTCCGCGTGAGTGCCAGGAAATCCAGGCCTGGAAGGTGGAGGAGAAACAGAGCGACGTGAATCTGGCCCTCCAGGCTTACCATGATTCGATCACGGGGCAGGTTGACCATGCCGTCATCGTTACCAACGATACTGACATCGCTCCTGCACTTCAGATGATTCGTGCTCACACAGATGTGCGGATTGGCGTGGTTGTGCCGACGTCGGGGCAAAACCGCTCGGCGAATACCGACCTGATCAAGTTTGCGCACTGGAAGCGAGAGCACATCAATTCAGGCGAGCTTGCGGCCTGTCAGCTACCGAGAGTGATTCCAGGGAGGAAACCAACCATCAAGCCGGAGTCCTGGTATGGACAACCTGAACTGCTGCAGGAAATTCTGGATTTGGCCATTCCTGTACGCGGAAGCAGGGCGGCAGCGTTCAAGTGGATGGAGCAGCCCAATCAGTTCCTCAGTGGTGAGCGGCCGATAGAGCTGGTGGAAACTGCCGAAGGTGCGACACGGGTTCTTCAGTACATACACAGCTGGATAGCCCAGCAAGAGGAGTTGCCCTAG
- the pqqB gene encoding pyrroloquinoline quinone biosynthesis protein PqqB, which translates to MYIQVLGSAAGGGFPQWNCNCVNCKGLRDGTLRATPRTQSSIALSDDGVHWVLCNASPDIRAQLQAFAPMQPARALRDTGINAIILLDSQIDHTTGLLSLREGCPHQVWCTDMVHQDLTTGFPLFNMLSHWNGGLQWNRIELEGSFVIDACPNLRFTPFPLRSAAPPYSPHRFDPHPGDNLGLLVEDTRTGGKLFYAPGLGQVDNKLLTMMQGADCLLVDGTLWEDDEMQRRGVGTRTGREMGHLAQNGPGGMLEVLDGFPRQRKVLIHINNTNPILDEDSPERAEVLRRGVEVAFDGMSIEL; encoded by the coding sequence ATGTACATCCAGGTTCTCGGTTCCGCCGCCGGCGGCGGGTTCCCCCAGTGGAACTGCAACTGCGTCAACTGCAAGGGCTTGCGTGACGGCACCTTGCGGGCCACGCCGCGCACCCAGTCCTCCATCGCCCTGTCCGACGATGGCGTGCACTGGGTGCTGTGCAATGCCTCGCCCGATATCCGCGCCCAGCTCCAGGCCTTTGCGCCGATGCAGCCGGCCCGTGCCCTGCGCGACACCGGCATCAACGCCATCATCCTGCTGGACAGCCAGATCGACCACACCACTGGCCTGCTCAGCCTGCGCGAAGGCTGCCCGCACCAGGTGTGGTGCACCGACATGGTCCACCAGGACCTGACCACGGGCTTTCCGCTGTTCAACATGCTCAGCCACTGGAACGGCGGCCTGCAGTGGAACCGCATCGAGCTGGAAGGCAGCTTCGTCATCGACGCCTGCCCCAACCTGCGCTTCACCCCGTTCCCCCTGCGCAGCGCCGCGCCGCCCTACTCGCCACACCGCTTCGACCCGCACCCGGGCGACAACCTTGGCCTGCTGGTCGAGGACACCCGCACCGGCGGCAAGCTGTTCTACGCCCCAGGCCTGGGCCAGGTAGACAACAAGCTGCTGACGATGATGCAAGGCGCCGACTGCCTGCTGGTCGACGGCACCCTGTGGGAAGATGATGAAATGCAGCGCCGTGGCGTAGGCACCCGCACCGGCCGCGAGATGGGCCACCTGGCGCAGAACGGCCCCGGCGGCATGCTGGAGGTGCTGGATGGCTTCCCGCGCCAGCGCAAGGTACTTATCCACATCAACAACACCAACCCGATTCTCGACGAAGACTC
- a CDS encoding bifunctional diguanylate cyclase/phosphodiesterase, translating to MPLMPAILLLLLILWNTTAGALTLTDEEKAWLAAHPQLSLGVDASWPPFEFRDQEGRYQGLAADYIATIQQRLGVTLKPVEPSSWTEVLAQARESRIDLLPGIMSTPERQGYLAFTRPYLDFPIVILAHKGGAQPRNLDDLYGLKIAVVENYAPHELLRTQHPDLNLVALPNVSSTLQALATDEVDAVVGDLASSIWSLRQLKLDGLYVSGETPYRYQLAMAAPRDKKVLVGILDKVIADMSSSEVSQIQQRWVGNVVDQRMFWSDLLVYGLPTVLVLMAVLAAVIRINRRLSSEISRRIALEQELRSSEYHYRSLVESLSAIAWEADANDFTYSYVSPHAEGLLGYPLADWLKPGFWRSILHPEDALWAQAYCDSETAAGRDHSLDYRVIRADGQPLWVRNIVSMIEHGHQPVMRGLMIDISETKRTEDALRLSEQKFASVFQQCPDILLIARHSDGCLLEVNEAFEEQIGLTPSQVIGRTATELNLWGVEGDGPRLLERLHQGGIRNLEMSFRRSNGQLFTGLTSAETFELDGNLALVVAVRDISQLKETQEQLQTSEEKFAKAFHASPDGLLLSRQSDGLLLEVNEGFCRLTGYDLSPTIDQTSLDLGIWVDLNERKRLVQQLKRDGFVRDFTCHLRRSDGQIRLCELSARPLPIAGDDCILTIARDITERHLMQEKLQLAATVFENTAEGVLITDIDQHISAVNRAFSEITGYSEIEALGQTPRLLASGQHDSAFYAAMWHQLTDEGHWQGEIYNKRKNGELYPGWLTISAVRNSEREITHFVAVFADISSLKHAQAKLDYQAHHDPLTGLPNRALFENRLQAALTCAQVSNRKGAVLFLDLDRFKHINDSLGHPVGDLLLKGIAQRLKEQVRDVDTVARLGGDEFIILLPGLHKPSDASAIANKLLTCFNAPFQAGEHEFFTSASIGISLYPQDGTDVATLIRNADAAMYRSKAKGRNRVEAYTLDLTAQASERIALEHELRRAIERNELSLCFQPKLSLKTQSLVGAEALIRWSHPTFGEVPPEHFIHLAEENGTILQIGDWVLEQACRQMQAWKMHYDPFGPLSINLAGAQLRHPHLARRIEQLLKHYQLTAGDLQLEITENFIMSQAEEALAVLYQLKKLGVQLAIDDFGTGYSSLSYLKRLPLDILKIDKSFIRGLPDDPHDAAIARAIIALGRSMQLTIIAEGVENQAQQRFLAAEGCEQIQGYIVSLPLPPDDFAATFLRIALSDLSDGTGAKPSL from the coding sequence CCGGTCGAACCCAGCAGCTGGACCGAGGTACTGGCGCAAGCACGCGAAAGCCGCATCGACCTGCTGCCCGGCATCATGTCCACCCCCGAGCGCCAAGGCTACCTGGCCTTCACCCGGCCGTACCTCGACTTCCCCATCGTTATCCTCGCCCACAAAGGCGGTGCACAGCCGCGCAACCTGGACGACCTTTACGGCCTGAAGATCGCCGTGGTCGAAAACTACGCCCCGCACGAACTGCTGCGCACCCAACACCCAGACCTCAACCTGGTGGCCCTACCTAACGTCAGCTCTACCCTGCAGGCCCTGGCCACCGACGAAGTGGACGCCGTGGTCGGTGACCTCGCTTCAAGCATCTGGAGCCTGCGCCAGCTCAAGCTCGACGGCCTCTACGTCAGCGGCGAAACGCCCTACCGCTACCAACTGGCCATGGCCGCCCCGCGCGACAAGAAAGTACTGGTCGGCATTCTCGACAAAGTGATAGCCGACATGAGCAGCAGCGAAGTCAGCCAGATCCAGCAACGCTGGGTGGGCAATGTTGTCGACCAACGGATGTTCTGGTCGGACCTGCTGGTGTATGGCCTGCCCACGGTGCTGGTATTGATGGCCGTGCTGGCAGCGGTCATCCGCATCAACCGCCGGCTCAGTTCGGAAATTTCACGGCGCATCGCCTTGGAGCAGGAACTGCGCAGCAGCGAGTACCACTATCGCAGCCTGGTCGAGAGCCTGTCCGCCATAGCCTGGGAGGCCGACGCCAACGACTTCACCTACAGCTACGTCTCGCCCCACGCAGAAGGCCTGCTCGGCTACCCATTGGCCGACTGGCTCAAACCTGGCTTCTGGCGCAGCATCCTGCACCCGGAGGATGCCCTCTGGGCCCAGGCCTACTGCGACAGCGAGACTGCCGCCGGCCGCGACCACAGCCTCGACTACCGGGTGATCAGGGCCGATGGCCAGCCACTGTGGGTACGCAACATCGTCAGCATGATCGAGCATGGCCACCAGCCGGTGATGCGTGGCCTGATGATCGACATCAGCGAGACCAAGCGCACCGAGGACGCCCTGCGCCTGTCCGAACAGAAGTTCGCCTCGGTGTTCCAGCAGTGCCCCGACATCCTGCTGATCGCCCGCCACAGCGACGGCTGCCTGCTGGAGGTGAACGAGGCCTTCGAAGAGCAGATCGGCCTCACCCCGAGCCAGGTAATTGGCCGCACCGCCACCGAGCTCAACCTGTGGGGCGTCGAAGGCGACGGCCCGCGGCTGCTCGAACGCCTGCACCAAGGCGGTATCCGCAACCTGGAAATGAGCTTCCGCCGCAGCAACGGCCAACTCTTCACCGGCCTGACCTCGGCCGAAACCTTTGAACTCGACGGCAACCTCGCGCTCGTGGTGGCGGTACGCGATATCAGCCAGCTCAAGGAAACCCAGGAGCAGCTACAAACCTCGGAAGAGAAATTCGCCAAGGCCTTCCATGCCTCGCCCGATGGCCTGCTGCTGTCGCGCCAGAGCGACGGTTTGCTGCTCGAAGTGAACGAAGGCTTCTGCCGCCTGACCGGCTATGATCTCAGCCCGACCATCGACCAGACCTCGCTGGACCTGGGCATCTGGGTCGACCTCAACGAGCGCAAGCGTCTGGTCCAACAGCTAAAACGCGACGGCTTCGTACGCGACTTCACGTGCCACCTGCGCCGCAGCGACGGGCAGATTCGCCTCTGCGAACTCTCTGCACGGCCGCTGCCGATTGCTGGCGACGACTGCATACTGACCATCGCCCGCGACATCACTGAGCGCCATCTGATGCAGGAAAAGCTGCAGCTGGCCGCCACCGTGTTCGAGAACACCGCCGAAGGCGTGCTGATCACCGACATCGACCAGCACATTAGTGCCGTAAACCGCGCCTTCAGCGAAATCACCGGTTACAGTGAGATCGAAGCCCTCGGTCAGACCCCACGCCTGCTCGCCTCCGGCCAGCACGACAGTGCGTTCTATGCCGCCATGTGGCACCAGCTGACCGATGAAGGCCATTGGCAAGGCGAGATCTATAACAAGCGCAAGAACGGCGAACTGTACCCCGGCTGGCTGACCATCAGCGCCGTACGCAACAGCGAGCGCGAGATTACCCACTTCGTCGCTGTGTTCGCCGACATCTCCAGCCTCAAGCACGCCCAGGCCAAGCTTGACTACCAGGCCCACCACGACCCACTGACCGGCCTGCCCAACCGTGCCCTGTTCGAGAACCGCCTGCAGGCCGCGCTCACCTGCGCGCAGGTCTCCAACCGCAAGGGCGCGGTGCTGTTCCTTGACCTAGACCGTTTCAAGCACATCAACGACAGCCTCGGCCACCCGGTCGGCGATCTGCTGCTCAAGGGCATCGCCCAACGCCTGAAAGAGCAGGTGCGTGATGTCGACACCGTGGCCCGCCTGGGTGGCGATGAGTTCATCATCCTGCTGCCCGGCCTGCACAAACCCAGTGACGCCAGCGCCATCGCCAACAAGCTGCTGACCTGCTTCAACGCGCCATTCCAGGCTGGCGAGCATGAGTTCTTCACCAGCGCCAGCATCGGCATCAGCCTTTATCCACAGGACGGTACCGACGTTGCCACACTGATTCGCAACGCCGACGCCGCCATGTACCGCTCCAAGGCCAAGGGCCGTAACCGCGTCGAAGCCTACACCCTCGACCTCACCGCCCAGGCCAGCGAACGCATCGCCCTGGAGCACGAACTGCGCCGCGCCATCGAGCGCAACGAACTGAGCCTGTGCTTCCAGCCCAAGCTCAGCCTCAAGACACAGAGCCTGGTCGGTGCCGAAGCGCTGATACGCTGGAGCCACCCGACCTTTGGTGAAGTGCCGCCGGAGCACTTCATTCACCTGGCGGAAGAGAACGGCACCATACTCCAGATCGGTGACTGGGTACTGGAGCAGGCCTGCCGGCAGATGCAGGCCTGGAAGATGCACTACGACCCCTTCGGCCCGCTGTCGATAAACCTCGCCGGCGCCCAGCTACGCCATCCCCACCTTGCCAGGCGCATCGAACAGTTGCTGAAGCACTACCAGCTCACAGCCGGTGACCTGCAGCTGGAAATCACCGAAAACTTCATCATGAGCCAGGCAGAGGAAGCCTTGGCCGTGCTGTACCAGCTGAAGAAACTGGGCGTGCAACTGGCCATCGACGATTTCGGCACCGGTTATTCATCGCTGAGCTACCTCAAGCGCCTGCCGCTGGACATTCTCAAGATCGACAAGTCGTTCATCCGCGGGCTGCCCGACGACCCTCATGACGCCGCCATCGCCCGCGCCATCATCGCCCTGGGCCGCAGCATGCAGCTGACCATCATTGCCGAGGGCGTGGAAAACCAGGCCCAGCAACGGTTCCTGGCGGCAGAGGGCTGTGAGCAGATCCAGGGCTACATCGTCAGCCTGCCCCTGCCCCCGGACGACTTCGCGGCGACGTTTCTTCGCATAGCACTATCGGATCTTTCAGATGGCACAGGTGCGAAACCCTCGTTATAA
- a CDS encoding flavin monoamine oxidase family protein: MNKKNRHPADGKKPVTIFGPDFPFAFDDWLEHPAGLGSIPAERHGEEVAIVGAGIAGLVAAYELMKLGLKPVVYEASKLGGRLRSQTFNGTDGIIAELGGMRFPVSSTAFYHYVDKLGLETKPFPNPLTPASGSTVIDLEGQTYYAEKPTDLPKLFHEVADAWADALESGAQFADIQQAIRDRDVPRLKELWNKLVPLWDDRTFYDFVATSRSFAQLSFQHREVFGQVGFGTGGWDSDFPNSMLEIFRVVMTNCDDHQHLVVGGVEQVPQGIWRHVPERCVHWPEGTSLSGLHGGAPRTGVKRIARAADGRLAVTDNWGDTRHYSAVLVTCQTWLLTTQIDCEESLFSQKMWMALDRTRYMQSSKTFVMVDRPFWKDKDPETGRDLMSMTLTDRLTRGTYLFDNGDDKPGVICLSYSWMSDALKMLPHPVEKRVQLALDALKKIYPKTDIAGHIIGDPITVSWEADPHFLGAFKGALPGHYRYNQRMYAHFMQQDMPAEQRGMFIAGDDVSWTPAWVEGAVQTSLNAVWGIMNHFGGRTHPDNPGPGDVFDEIGPIALPD; the protein is encoded by the coding sequence ATGAACAAGAAAAACCGCCACCCCGCCGATGGTAAAAAACCCGTCACCATCTTCGGCCCGGATTTCCCCTTCGCCTTCGACGATTGGCTGGAACACCCCGCAGGCCTGGGCAGCATCCCGGCCGAGCGCCATGGTGAGGAAGTGGCAATCGTGGGCGCCGGTATCGCCGGCCTGGTGGCGGCCTACGAGCTGATGAAGCTGGGCCTAAAGCCGGTGGTGTACGAAGCATCCAAGCTGGGTGGCCGGCTGCGCTCGCAAACCTTCAACGGCACTGACGGGATCATCGCCGAACTGGGTGGCATGCGCTTCCCGGTGTCGTCCACTGCCTTCTACCACTACGTGGACAAGCTGGGCCTGGAGACCAAACCGTTCCCCAACCCACTGACCCCGGCCTCGGGCAGCACTGTGATCGACCTGGAAGGCCAGACCTACTACGCCGAAAAACCCACCGACCTGCCCAAGTTGTTCCACGAAGTGGCCGATGCCTGGGCCGACGCGCTGGAAAGCGGTGCCCAGTTCGCCGACATCCAGCAGGCCATCCGCGACCGTGACGTACCGCGCCTGAAAGAGCTTTGGAACAAGCTGGTACCGCTGTGGGACGACCGCACGTTCTACGACTTCGTCGCCACCTCGCGCTCGTTCGCCCAGCTGAGCTTCCAGCACCGCGAAGTGTTCGGCCAGGTCGGCTTCGGCACCGGCGGCTGGGACTCGGACTTCCCCAACTCGATGCTGGAAATCTTCCGCGTGGTGATGACCAACTGCGACGACCACCAGCACCTGGTAGTCGGCGGTGTGGAACAGGTACCGCAAGGCATCTGGCGCCATGTACCGGAGCGCTGCGTGCATTGGCCGGAAGGCACCAGCCTGAGCGGGCTGCATGGCGGCGCACCGCGTACCGGGGTCAAGCGCATCGCCCGCGCTGCCGATGGCCGCCTGGCGGTCACCGACAACTGGGGCGACACCCGTCACTACAGTGCCGTGCTCGTCACCTGCCAGACCTGGCTGCTGACCACCCAGATCGACTGCGAGGAATCGCTGTTCTCGCAAAAGATGTGGATGGCCCTGGACCGCACCCGCTACATGCAGTCGTCGAAGACCTTCGTCATGGTCGACCGGCCGTTCTGGAAGGACAAGGACCCGGAAACCGGCCGCGACCTGATGAGCATGACCCTCACCGATCGCCTCACCCGTGGCACCTACTTGTTCGATAACGGTGACGACAAGCCGGGGGTGATCTGCCTGTCCTACTCGTGGATGAGCGACGCGCTGAAGATGCTGCCGCACCCGGTGGAAAAACGCGTGCAACTGGCTCTGGATGCACTGAAGAAGATCTACCCGAAGACCGACATCGCCGGGCACATCATCGGCGACCCGATCACCGTTTCCTGGGAAGCCGACCCGCACTTCCTCGGCGCCTTCAAGGGCGCGTTGCCTGGGCACTACCGCTACAACCAGCGCATGTACGCGCACTTCATGCAGCAGGACATGCCTGCCGAGCAGCGCGGCATGTTCATCGCCGGTGACGATGTGTCGTGGACGCCGGCCTGGGTGGAAGGCGCGGTACAAACATCGCTGAATGCGGTGTGGGGTATCATGAATCACTTCGGTGGCCGCACCCACCCGGACAACCCCGGCCCAGGCGATGTGTTCGACGAAATCGGCCCGATCGCCCTGCCGGACTGA
- a CDS encoding Lrp/AsnC family transcriptional regulator, translating into MSDSRSITLDEIDRQLIALLQINARESVATLARQLGIARTTVNSRLERLEKNKVISGYGVRLGQRVMGGGLQAYVGIKVQPRSGKEVVRRLSAMGQVQQLCAVSGEFDYVAWLRTDSPEQLDQLLDQIGSVDGVEKTTTSIILSSKVDRGQPL; encoded by the coding sequence ATGTCGGATTCCCGCTCCATCACGCTGGATGAAATCGATCGCCAGCTGATCGCCCTGTTGCAGATAAACGCCCGCGAAAGCGTCGCCACCCTCGCCCGCCAGCTGGGCATCGCTCGTACTACCGTCAACTCGCGTCTGGAGCGGCTGGAGAAGAACAAGGTCATCTCCGGCTATGGCGTGCGCCTGGGCCAGCGGGTGATGGGGGGTGGGCTGCAGGCGTATGTGGGGATCAAGGTGCAGCCGCGCTCGGGCAAGGAGGTGGTGCGGCGCCTGAGTGCCATGGGCCAGGTACAGCAGCTGTGCGCAGTGAGCGGCGAGTTCGACTATGTGGCCTGGCTGCGTACGGATTCGCCCGAGCAACTGGACCAGTTGCTCGACCAGATCGGCAGTGTCGACGGGGTGGAGAAGACCACCACGTCGATCATTCTCAGCAGCAAGGTGGACCGAGGGCAGCCGCTCTGA
- a CDS encoding carbon-nitrogen hydrolase family protein, whose product MRIALFQGAPKPLDVPGNLQRLRHQAQLAAERGASLLVCPEMFLTGYNIGLAQVERLAEAADGPAAMEVVEIAQAHRIAIVYGYPERGDDGAIYNSVQLIDAHGRSLSNYRKTHLFGELDRSMFSAGADHFPVVELDGWKVGLLICYDIEFPENARRLALDGAELILVPTANMSPYDFICQVTVRARAQENQCYLVYANYCGSEDDIQYCGQSSIVGPDGSLLAMAGRDECQLLAELEHERVVQGRAAFPYLSDLRQELHLRKG is encoded by the coding sequence ATGCGCATCGCTCTGTTCCAGGGCGCACCCAAGCCACTGGACGTGCCCGGCAACCTGCAACGGTTGCGCCACCAGGCGCAACTGGCGGCCGAACGCGGGGCCAGTTTGCTGGTGTGCCCGGAGATGTTCCTGACCGGCTACAACATCGGCCTGGCCCAGGTCGAGCGCCTGGCCGAGGCCGCCGATGGCCCGGCGGCCATGGAGGTGGTGGAAATCGCCCAGGCGCACCGCATCGCCATCGTCTACGGGTATCCGGAGCGTGGCGATGATGGCGCGATCTACAACAGCGTGCAGTTGATCGATGCGCACGGCCGCAGCCTGAGCAACTATCGCAAGACCCACCTGTTCGGCGAGCTGGACCGCTCGATGTTCAGCGCAGGTGCCGATCACTTCCCGGTGGTGGAGCTGGATGGCTGGAAGGTCGGCCTGCTGATCTGCTACGACATCGAGTTCCCGGAAAACGCGCGACGCCTGGCGCTGGACGGTGCCGAGCTGATCCTGGTGCCGACGGCGAACATGTCGCCGTACGACTTCATCTGCCAGGTGACAGTGAGGGCGCGGGCGCAGGAGAATCAGTGCTACCTGGTGTATGCCAACTACTGCGGCTCGGAAGACGATATCCAGTATTGCGGGCAGAGCAGCATCGTCGGCCCGGATGGCAGCCTGCTGGCCATGGCCGGGCGGGACGAGTGCCAGTTGCTGGCGGAGCTGGAGCATGAGCGGGTGGTACAGGGGCGGGCGGCGTTTCCTTACCTGAGCGATCTGCGCCAGGAGCTGCACCTGCGTAAGGGCTGA